A genome region from Variovorax paradoxus includes the following:
- a CDS encoding isochorismatase family protein encodes MKTCLIVIDAQQSFRQRAYWNEALGSAYLAEQNALIAGCAAIGVPVVRVFHTDEPSNATNPFAVESGHVRPLDGLAPFDAAATFIKHRHSALVNSGLDIWLVQNGIGRLIVSGIRTEQCCETTTRHASDLGWEVDYVLDATLTFDMVQPDGRPLPAADIKARTATVLEGRFATVCSVAQALERAAA; translated from the coding sequence ATGAAAACCTGTCTGATTGTGATCGACGCCCAGCAATCGTTCCGCCAGCGCGCCTACTGGAACGAAGCCCTGGGCAGCGCCTACCTGGCCGAACAGAACGCCCTGATCGCGGGCTGCGCGGCCATCGGCGTGCCGGTCGTGCGGGTCTTCCACACCGACGAACCTTCCAACGCGACCAACCCCTTCGCGGTCGAATCGGGCCATGTGCGGCCCCTCGACGGCCTCGCGCCGTTCGACGCCGCGGCCACCTTCATCAAGCACCGGCACAGCGCGCTGGTCAACAGCGGGCTGGACATCTGGCTGGTGCAGAACGGCATCGGACGGCTGATCGTGAGCGGCATCCGCACCGAGCAATGCTGCGAGACCACCACGCGCCATGCCTCCGACCTGGGCTGGGAGGTCGACTACGTGCTCGACGCCACGCTCACTTTCGACATGGTGCAGCCCGACGGCCGGCCGCTGCCGGCCGCCGACATCAAGGCACGCACCGCGACCGTGCTGGAGGGCCGCTTCGCCACCGTCTGCAGCGTGGCGCAGGCACTCGAACGGGCCGCCGCATGA
- a CDS encoding AI-2E family transporter: protein MAKKPQPINPAVTAVPTYRPTASRGVMIASYLLMLATLLLVMWEHLLPGLLCVCIGFLATRWFARVLDGALLRIPALGRRPERARGWANVLAVVLVLLGPIALLTLALSQAREYIVDAPDQYRELLDYTARTVLELRSKLPVEIAVYLPEGAAEVQRVIANYLRAQAGSLAVAGRAWLHGILFSYVGLIVGSLAAVAHSPLRRLPLAEQLHQRVQTFGEAFGQIVAAQFWIAAFNTLLTAIFLLFVMPLWGAHLPYTPALITLTFLAGLVPIVGNLVCNSVITLVGLSVSPVTAAACLIFLIVIHKAEYVINAKVVGARTQMSVWELLAVMFVAEAVFGPAGLVAAPLYYAYLKKELQAAALV, encoded by the coding sequence ATGGCCAAGAAGCCGCAACCCATCAACCCCGCCGTGACGGCGGTACCCACCTACCGCCCCACCGCCTCGCGCGGCGTGATGATCGCAAGCTACCTGCTGATGCTGGCAACCTTGCTGCTGGTGATGTGGGAACACCTGCTTCCGGGGCTGCTGTGCGTCTGCATCGGTTTCCTGGCCACACGCTGGTTCGCGCGCGTGCTGGACGGCGCGCTGCTGCGCATTCCCGCGCTGGGCAGGCGGCCCGAACGCGCCCGGGGCTGGGCCAACGTACTGGCCGTCGTCCTGGTGTTGCTGGGGCCGATCGCCCTGCTCACGCTGGCGCTGTCCCAGGCGCGCGAGTACATCGTCGACGCGCCCGACCAGTACCGAGAGCTGCTCGACTACACGGCCCGCACCGTGCTCGAGCTGCGCTCGAAGCTGCCGGTCGAGATCGCGGTGTACCTGCCCGAAGGCGCGGCCGAGGTGCAGCGCGTGATCGCCAACTACCTGCGCGCGCAGGCCGGCTCGCTGGCGGTGGCCGGGCGCGCCTGGCTGCACGGCATCCTGTTTTCGTACGTGGGCCTGATCGTGGGCAGCCTGGCCGCCGTGGCGCACTCGCCGCTGCGCCGCCTGCCGCTGGCAGAGCAACTGCACCAGCGCGTGCAGACCTTCGGCGAGGCCTTCGGGCAGATCGTGGCGGCGCAGTTCTGGATCGCCGCCTTCAACACGCTGCTGACGGCCATCTTCCTGCTCTTCGTCATGCCGCTGTGGGGCGCGCACCTGCCGTACACGCCGGCGCTGATCACGCTCACCTTCCTGGCAGGGCTGGTGCCGATCGTGGGCAACCTGGTCTGCAACTCGGTCATCACGCTGGTGGGGCTGTCGGTGTCGCCGGTGACGGCCGCCGCCTGCCTGATCTTCCTGATCGTGATCCACAAGGCCGAGTACGTCATCAACGCCAAGGTGGTCGGTGCGCGCACGCAGATGAGCGTGTGGGAGCTGCTGGCCGTGATGTTCGTGGCCGAAGCCGTTTTCGGCCCGGCAGGGCTGGTGGCGGCGCCGCTGTACTACGCGTACCTGAAGAAAGAGCTGCAGGCCGCCGCGCTGGTTTGA